Proteins encoded within one genomic window of Acidobacteriota bacterium:
- a CDS encoding SAM-dependent methyltransferase, translating into MTPLEAKLHQRIKTEGEIPFRDFMEVALYDEEFGYYTTKPDRIGRKGDYFTSSSVSRFFGELIAKQIWLSWQELGAPHPFSILEFGAGTGRLASDVLTTLETSYPEFFQLLTYVICDRSPVLRQAQHEMLASFSGKVRWIDQIEPVPAAFVLANEFVDALSFHRFRLRRGQIEECWVGARDKNLVPVWKEPASPEKVQGYLQQTGMPLYEGHKWEICFEAGDWLTTVASSLRYGAILTIDYGDLSDHLPEERYGTARCFFQHRVNTDFFSRIGDQDITADVNFSALITAGQRIGLQTRRFDRQGDFLISLGLLEKLETLCLDANNTLDSLQERLALKHFLIPGGLGDHFKVLLQVKRATTD; encoded by the coding sequence GTGACGCCACTTGAAGCCAAACTCCATCAGCGAATCAAAACTGAAGGTGAGATACCCTTTCGCGACTTTATGGAGGTGGCACTGTATGACGAGGAGTTTGGCTACTACACGACAAAACCTGATCGAATTGGCCGCAAGGGAGACTATTTCACCAGCAGCAGTGTGTCACGTTTTTTTGGAGAATTGATTGCCAAACAAATATGGCTGAGCTGGCAGGAATTGGGTGCCCCGCACCCATTTTCCATTCTTGAGTTTGGGGCTGGAACGGGCCGACTGGCCAGTGATGTCTTAACCACACTGGAAACGAGTTACCCTGAGTTTTTCCAACTTCTGACGTATGTGATTTGTGATCGAAGTCCAGTGCTTCGTCAGGCTCAGCACGAGATGCTGGCTTCCTTCAGCGGAAAAGTGCGATGGATTGATCAGATTGAGCCTGTACCAGCCGCCTTTGTTTTAGCAAATGAGTTTGTTGACGCCTTATCCTTTCATCGGTTTCGGCTGCGACGGGGGCAAATTGAAGAATGCTGGGTTGGTGCGCGTGACAAAAACCTGGTCCCGGTTTGGAAAGAACCCGCGTCCCCAGAAAAGGTTCAGGGCTATCTTCAACAGACTGGAATGCCTCTGTATGAAGGGCACAAGTGGGAAATCTGTTTTGAAGCCGGTGACTGGCTGACCACGGTGGCCAGTTCTCTTCGCTACGGGGCAATTCTGACCATTGATTACGGGGACCTGAGCGACCATTTACCTGAAGAAAGATACGGTACGGCACGATGTTTTTTTCAGCACCGGGTCAATACCGATTTTTTCAGTCGGATTGGCGACCAGGACATCACGGCTGATGTCAATTTCTCAGCGTTGATAACTGCGGGACAGAGGATTGGACTGCAAACCAGACGGTTTGACCGGCAGGGCGATTTTTTAATTTCGTTGGGATTACTCGAAAAGCTCGAAACACTCTGTCTTGACGCCAATAACACCCTGGATTCGCTGCAGGAACGACTGGCGCTCAAGCATTTTTTGATTCCGGGTGGGCTTGGCGACCATTTCAAAGTGTTACTGCAAGTCAAAAGAGCTACAACTGATTAG
- a CDS encoding ATP-binding protein: MAQTSQPYDPSQTFIGPFAHERIEFIIPSVIDHMHGVLNYLVERTVAYGLVDPSSNLFVALDEAIANGIKHGNKSDPSKLVTIVVELTPSEATFTITDEGDGFDLTTLPDPTDPDYIMRPCGRGVMLIYHLMDEVRYNTRGNQVVMVKRPEPLS; this comes from the coding sequence ATGGCACAAACCTCGCAACCGTACGACCCCTCGCAGACTTTCATTGGACCATTTGCCCACGAACGAATTGAGTTCATCATCCCAAGCGTGATTGACCACATGCATGGGGTGTTGAACTATCTCGTGGAACGAACTGTGGCCTATGGTCTCGTTGATCCCAGTTCAAACCTGTTCGTCGCCCTTGACGAAGCCATTGCCAACGGTATCAAACACGGTAATAAAAGTGACCCCTCCAAACTGGTCACGATTGTGGTGGAATTAACCCCTTCTGAAGCCACCTTCACCATTACCGACGAAGGCGATGGATTTGACCTGACCACACTCCCTGACCCAACTGATCCAGACTATATTATGCGGCCATGTGGTCGTGGCGTGATGTTGATCTATCACTTGATGGATGAAGTCCGCTACAATACGCGCGGCAATCAGGTGGTCATGGTCAAACGCCCCGAACCATTGAGCTAG
- a CDS encoding ABC transporter ATP-binding protein: MIQTVDLWKTYRMGDETIHALHGVSFEIKRNEYIAIVGPSGSGKSTLMNLIGCLDTPSKGEYWLNGKLVSQMDDDELAHIRNKEIGFVFQTFNLLPRATALHNVELPLIYNGTPSAARTARAKEALEQVDLGHRMHHKPNELSGGQRQRVAIARALVNNPSIILADEPTGNLDSQTSQEIMGLLDTLHQRGNTIILVTHEPDIAAHAHRMLSIRDGRIEKDIRNR; the protein is encoded by the coding sequence ATCATCCAAACGGTTGACTTGTGGAAGACCTATCGGATGGGTGACGAAACGATTCACGCCTTACACGGCGTCAGTTTTGAAATCAAACGCAATGAGTACATTGCCATTGTTGGTCCATCCGGGTCAGGAAAATCAACCTTGATGAACCTGATTGGCTGTCTTGATACCCCTTCAAAAGGTGAATACTGGCTGAACGGAAAGCTCGTTTCCCAAATGGATGATGACGAACTGGCTCACATCCGCAACAAGGAAATCGGGTTTGTGTTTCAGACATTTAACCTGCTGCCCCGAGCCACAGCCCTCCATAACGTTGAACTGCCGTTGATTTATAACGGCACCCCATCAGCAGCCCGAACTGCCCGGGCGAAAGAAGCGCTTGAACAGGTTGATCTTGGCCACCGCATGCACCACAAACCAAATGAACTTTCAGGTGGTCAGCGGCAACGGGTTGCGATTGCACGCGCTCTGGTCAATAACCCATCCATCATTCTGGCTGATGAACCAACCGGAAACCTGGATTCTCAAACCAGCCAGGAAATCATGGGGTTGCTTGATACGCTGCATCAGCGAGGCAACACCATTATTCTGGTAACCCACGAACCTGACATTGCCGCTCACGCGCATCGCATGCTCTCGATTCGCGATGGACGGATTGAAAAGGATATTCGCAACCGGTGA
- a CDS encoding HlyD family secretion protein — MALSRSKKILVIGGIVVLLGGITAASVLSRNRNAVPVQFDTVKRFEILESKVSASGEIRPKELYNLTAEVSGRVTSIKVTEGQLVKKDQPLIEVDPTQQATAKASAEANFQAAIQEKLQVQQQLFSAENNVNQTKNLLAGAQADLRRARATQDLNQKELNNLSKLIESGIVSKIEIDRASANLETAKAGVEAQEEQVKRLQTQVKDAEISVDRMKAALAGSEQREKSSKANLDSANDILNKTIKLAPIDGVVASLPVRVGEFALANLSSTPLMTIADMSEIFVEVKVDETDIANVKAQPQQSAKVKVDALNNIEIDGFVVEVGQSAITRTGQTIASNVTSQEAKDFKVKIKLNPSPEVRDRLRPGMSATAVITTTTRQNVVAIPLQALVSRDKNDDGKGTTPAPEADKPAGPVKVKREEIPGVYIDDNGKAKFVAVKTGITGETDIEITEGLKEGQRIVIGPNRQLRTLKDGTQIVKEETKPENTEKK; from the coding sequence ATGGCATTAAGTCGTTCCAAGAAAATTCTTGTCATCGGGGGGATTGTGGTTCTCCTTGGCGGAATCACCGCCGCCAGTGTTCTCAGTCGGAACCGAAACGCAGTTCCCGTTCAATTTGATACCGTCAAACGATTTGAAATACTTGAATCAAAGGTTTCTGCCTCTGGCGAAATTCGCCCCAAAGAGCTGTATAACCTGACGGCGGAAGTTTCAGGCCGGGTTACTTCAATTAAGGTGACCGAAGGTCAACTGGTCAAAAAAGATCAGCCGTTGATTGAAGTTGACCCCACCCAGCAGGCCACGGCCAAAGCCAGTGCTGAAGCCAACTTCCAGGCCGCGATTCAAGAAAAACTCCAGGTTCAACAACAACTCTTCAGCGCTGAGAACAACGTCAATCAAACCAAAAATCTGCTGGCCGGCGCCCAGGCTGACCTGCGTCGGGCACGAGCAACCCAGGATCTCAACCAGAAGGAACTCAACAACCTTTCAAAACTGATTGAGTCAGGCATTGTTTCCAAGATCGAAATTGACCGGGCGAGCGCCAATTTGGAAACTGCCAAAGCTGGGGTTGAAGCTCAAGAAGAACAGGTCAAACGGCTCCAAACTCAGGTCAAAGATGCTGAAATCAGTGTTGATCGCATGAAAGCCGCCCTGGCTGGAAGCGAGCAACGTGAAAAGTCATCCAAAGCCAACCTCGATAGTGCGAATGATATTTTGAACAAAACCATCAAACTGGCCCCGATTGATGGAGTGGTGGCCAGCCTTCCGGTCCGGGTTGGTGAATTTGCGCTGGCCAACCTGAGCAGCACCCCGCTGATGACCATTGCCGATATGTCAGAAATCTTTGTCGAAGTCAAAGTTGATGAAACGGACATCGCCAATGTGAAAGCCCAACCACAACAGTCAGCCAAAGTCAAAGTTGATGCGCTGAATAACATTGAGATTGACGGATTTGTGGTCGAAGTTGGCCAAAGCGCCATTACCCGAACGGGTCAGACTATTGCTTCCAACGTCACGTCACAGGAAGCCAAAGATTTCAAAGTCAAAATCAAATTGAATCCATCACCTGAAGTGCGTGATCGCCTCCGGCCTGGGATGTCAGCCACAGCGGTCATTACCACCACAACGCGCCAAAATGTGGTTGCCATTCCTTTGCAGGCACTTGTCAGCCGCGACAAAAATGATGATGGCAAAGGAACGACACCAGCCCCGGAAGCTGACAAACCAGCCGGCCCCGTCAAAGTCAAACGTGAAGAAATCCCTGGGGTCTACATTGATGACAATGGAAAAGCCAAGTTCGTGGCCGTCAAAACCGGAATTACGGGTGAGACCGACATTGAAATCACGGAAGGCTTAAAAGAAGGTCAGCGCATTGTTATTGGGCCAAACCGCCAGCTTCGAACCTTGAAAGATGGGACACAGATCGTCAAGGAAGAAACCAAACCGGAAAATACCGAGAAGAAATAA
- a CDS encoding M50 family metallopeptidase, protein MQSFSSTDFGATPSSLSTESKNAQFRWLIIATLLTVALSLIPYADILVYPIRLFVTLIHESGHALATVLTFGDVKGLTVSPDESGLTWSQGGFRPLITSAGYLGSMLFGAGLLLLAQRESHARNILYACGALVFGVTFFFVNGSASWLVFLVLALAVTLWIAASRPGFGKIARFGLGGASLALILMLIAFWTVTGTLFSWAVGLFLGTAFLVLGNVCRPAMAHFLVNFLAVQCCLNALVDLKVLFLLSTTTLQHSDAVNMQQMTGIPAVFWAIVWGIMALGILILVLWMIQYRGSKTS, encoded by the coding sequence GTGCAATCGTTTTCATCAACTGACTTTGGAGCGACACCCTCGTCGCTTTCAACCGAATCGAAAAATGCCCAATTTCGGTGGTTGATTATTGCAACACTGTTGACAGTGGCCTTGAGTCTGATTCCCTATGCAGACATCCTGGTCTATCCAATTCGACTCTTTGTGACGCTCATTCATGAATCAGGTCATGCCCTGGCAACCGTGCTGACCTTTGGGGATGTGAAAGGGCTGACCGTTTCGCCAGATGAAAGTGGCCTGACCTGGTCCCAAGGCGGATTCCGCCCACTCATCACCAGTGCCGGCTACCTGGGCTCAATGCTTTTTGGGGCTGGACTCCTGCTTCTGGCTCAACGTGAGTCCCACGCTCGCAACATTTTATATGCTTGTGGCGCGCTTGTATTTGGAGTGACGTTCTTTTTCGTGAACGGAAGCGCATCGTGGCTGGTTTTTTTGGTTCTGGCGTTAGCAGTTACCCTGTGGATTGCCGCCTCTCGCCCAGGATTTGGAAAAATTGCCCGGTTTGGGCTGGGTGGTGCCAGCCTGGCACTGATTTTGATGCTGATTGCCTTTTGGACCGTGACCGGAACGCTTTTTAGTTGGGCAGTCGGTTTGTTTTTAGGAACCGCCTTTTTGGTGTTAGGAAATGTTTGCCGCCCGGCTATGGCTCATTTTTTGGTTAACTTCCTGGCAGTTCAGTGCTGCCTCAATGCGCTGGTTGATCTCAAAGTTCTCTTCCTGTTATCAACCACCACATTGCAACATTCTGATGCGGTCAACATGCAGCAAATGACTGGAATACCTGCCGTTTTCTGGGCGATTGTCTGGGGTATTATGGCACTTGGTATTCTGATTTTGGTGCTGTGGATGATTCAGTATCGCGGCTCAAAGACAAGTTGA